One segment of Megachile rotundata isolate GNS110a chromosome 4, iyMegRotu1, whole genome shotgun sequence DNA contains the following:
- the Srrm234 gene encoding serine-arginine repetitive matrix 2/3/4 isoform X3, whose product MYNGIGLQTPRGSGTNGHVQRNWAIIRKTKDKVTYKTDEGKLDQLNKQPNKEILDHVRKRKVEVKCAELADILEEQGFTTEEVTKKVESYRSMLMGTDTKPAISRDEFGRVNVRETHQIAEAQQEKNAKLREAFGISEFFVEGSSLDPERHAREAEARAAASKVYELVRTPSPVPNTTSSPEKKKRKRSGSTIKKKKGKKHKKERSESPKASKKKEKSKKKKKEKKHKKTEASSSDSDSSEASDDSSSSETESKKKKKKKKKKSKAEAKEKHEKKKVAVKRKHQSSDSSTDSSSERPRKSMKHDKAVEKTKNDEAASTTKESRSNRSPKKQEKGRNETPPPKKKDSPIKKVVPEKKDKSPVVVHKSPPPRRHRSPSRSRIDRGRSPRRYSRSRRISPSPRRRRISRSPRRYNRYSISRSRSRSRYDRYGSRRRLSPPPRRRRSDSRRRSRSPRRQRDRRERSRDRRRSRSRTRSRSRRSTLSYSPVRKNPERYKHISEEKKKRDEKKSRDSKRKSRSSSRARKMRTITPRVRLRSSSEDETDIADDEPKPEDEEKMKELHTLKRLQSGLAAKARESLGKKAINPIKVKEEKKEDSVLDIALPNDPPKMVQNPIGPVEEKSKSKSPVSSHLPAIQSPVSSRSPSPALPLTREEAAIKIRSPSESPPPLSQVSNKVTSRSPSVAAEANHQESSPSTPKKKSPLILALWLYGSWKCSSQGKSPPHSPPPAIADKDATIKIRSPSESPPPVPNNVNKSKQRSASPSTSKKNSPVSKKHSPRGKSYSRSPSRAHARSTSAEKRSSRSPRQRSRSLSREKKSRSPTRSKKSVSPRHKSSVSPSRSKKSPKSPTRSKRLTRSRSSSESKHSASRSPSRSKKSPSRSPEKSRSRSRTRSLSKRSRSRSLSKKSRSRSLSKKSRSRSLSKKSRSRSLSKKSRSRSRSLSRISRDKEKRSRSRSSSRSSLSSRHSRRSFSSSSRSSSSVSSRSSRSTSSSSASSRSRSPSIPRRHGSPSFLDRRRITRDRSRDRHRR is encoded by the exons ATGTACAATGGTATTGGATTACAAACACCGCGTGGTTCTGGAACTAATGGACATGTCCAAAGAAATTGGGCAATCATACGTAAAACAAAAGATAAAGTCACGTATAAAACTGACGAAGGAAAATTAGACCAGCTCAATAAACAGCCTAATAAAGAAATTCTTGATCATGTTAGGAAAAGAAAAGTTGAAGTAAAATGTGCAGAATTAGCAGATATTTTAGAGGAACAAGG GTTCACTACCGAAGAGGTAACAAAAAAAGTAGAATCATACAGATCCATGTTAATGGGAACTGATACAAAACCAGCAATATCTAGGGATGAATTTGGCCGTGTAAA CGTTCGAGAGACACACCAGATTGCCGAGGCGCAACAAGAGAAAAATGCCAAGCTACGAGAAGCCTTCGGTATATCGGAGTTCTTCGTGGAAGGAAGTAGCCTAGATCCGGAGAGACACGCGCGCGAGGCGGAGGCAAGAGCGGCCGCTAGCAAAGTGTACGAACTGGTGCGAACACCTAGCCCCGTGCCAAACACGACCTCCTCCCcggagaaaaagaagagaaaacgaTCCGGTAGCACGATCAAGAAGAAAAAGGGGAAGAAGCACAAGAAGGAAAG GTCGGAATCGCCAAAGGCtagtaagaaaaaagaaaaatctaagaagaagaaaaaggagaAGAAACACAAGAAGACTGAGGCTAGTTCCTCTGATAGTGATTCTAGTGAAGCTTCGGATGATAGCAG TTCTTCTGAAACTGAatcaaagaagaaaaagaaaaagaagaagaagaaatctAAAGCAGAGGCAAAAGAAAAACATGAG AAGAAGAAAGTAGCTGTCAAGAGGAAGCATCAGTCATCTGACAGTTCGACAGACAG ctCGTCAGAAAGGCCAAGGAAGTCTATGAAACATGACAAAGCCGTGGAAAAGACTAAGAACGACGAGGCAGCGAGTACGACGAAAGAATCTCGATCGAATCGCTCGCCAAAGAAGCAAGAGAAGGGTCGAAATGAAACTCCGCCCCCTAAAAAGAAAGATTCTCCCATCAAAAAGGTTGTTCCAGAGAAAAAGGATAAATCACCGGTTGTTGTACACAAGAGTCCTCCACCACGGCGTCACAGATCACCGTCAAGAAGTAGAATCGATAGAGGAAGATCTCCTAGAAGGTATTCGAGGTCACGACGAATCAGTCCTTCGCCTAGAAGAAGGAGAATCTCAAGATCTCCTAGAAGATACAATAGATACTCGATATCTAGAAGCAGGAGTCGGTCGAGGTACGATCGTTACGGATCACGGCGCAGATTATCGCCTCCTCCTAGGCGTCGAAGGTCTGATTCGCGAAGGAGATCGAGGTCACCGAGAAGGCAAAGAGATAGACGAGAGAGGTCGAGAGATCGTCGTAGAAGTCGCAGTAGGACAAGGAGTAGATCTAGACGATCCACCTTGAGCTACTCTCCCGTGAGGAAAAATCCAGAACGGTACAAACACATATcggaggagaagaagaagcgAGACGAGAAGAAGAGTCGCGACAGCAAACGAAAGTCCCGGTCGAGTTCCAGGGCACGAAAAATGAGAACGATTACTCCAAGGGTTAGGCTACGATCTTCCAGCGAGGATGAAACCGATATAGCAGACGACGAGCCGAAACCGGAGGACGAAGAAAAGATGAAAGAGTTGCACACTCTGAAACGTTTACAAAGTGGATTAGCCGCGAAAGCTCGAGAATCCCTTGGAAAGAAGGCAATAAATCCTATTAAGGTTaaggaagagaagaaggaggatAGTGTACTTGATATAGCTTTACCAAATGACCCACCGAAAATGGTACAAAACCCTATTGGTCCCGTCGAAGAAAAGTCTAAGTCAAAATCACCCGTATCATCTCATCTACCCGCTATTCAGTCCCCAGTGTCAAGTAGATCACCTTCGCCCGCGTTACCGTTGACACGAGAAGAGGCAGCCATAAAAATACGATCTCCCAGTGAATCACCTCCTCCGTTATCACAAGTATCCAATAAAGTAACCTCAAGGTCCCCCAGCGTAGCAGCCGAAGCGAATCACCAGGAATCGTCTCCTAGTACTCCTAAGAAGAAATCCCCGCTTATTTTAGCGTTATGGTTATACGGGTCATGGAAATGTTCATCACAGGGCAAATCACCACCACACTCACCACCCCCAGCAATTGCTGACAAGGATGCAACGATAAAAATACGTTCACCCAGTGAATCACCACCTCCGGTACCAAACAATGTGAACAAGTCGAAGCAGCGGTCTGCATCTCCATCTACGTCAAAGAAGAACTCGCCTGTTTCTAAAAAGCATTCTCCAAGAGGCAAATCCTACTCTAGGTCACCTTCTAGAGCGCACGCAAGATCTACGTCCGCAGAGAAAAGGTCTTCCAGATCGCCCAGGCAACGTTCGAGGTCCCTTTCCAGGGAGAAAAAATCACGTTCCCCAACGAGGAGCAAGAAGTCTGTATCTCCCAGGCACAAGTCTTCTGTATCACCCTCCAGATCCAAGAAGTCACCGAAGTCACCGACTAGGTCGAAGAGGTTAACCAGGTCAAGATCTTCTTCGGAATCCAAACACTCTGCCTCAAGGTCGCCCTCGCGTTCGAAAAAGTCCCCTTCTCGTTCCCCAGAGAAATCAAGGTCCAGGAGTAGAACCAGGTCGTTGTCGAAACGGTCCAGGAGTCGTTCGTTATCGAAGAAGTCCAGGAGTAGGTCGTTATCGAAAAAATCACGAAGTCGGTCATTGTCAAAGAAATCTAGAAGTCGATCTTTATCGAAGAAGTCGAGGAGCCGGTCACGGTCACTCTCCAGGATATCACGGGACAAAGAAAAGAGAAGTCGCTCTAGAAGCAGTTCACGTTCTTCTTTAAG TTCAAGACATAGTCGTAGAAGTTTCTCTAGTTCTTCGCGATCATCGAGCAGTGTCTCTAGCAGGTCTTCTCGTTCAACATCCAGCAGTTCGGCCTCTAGCAGGTCACGTTCTCCGTCGATACCTCGACGTCACGGTTCACCTAGTTTCTTAGATAGACGTCGTATTACAAG AGACAGATCGAGGGACAGGCATAGAAGATAA